The proteins below are encoded in one region of Parvicella tangerina:
- the lon gene encoding endopeptidase La, which produces MSDYLSDKSKKSIIIASGIEDGTEFIPLLSSEDEEKMNNEVLPEELAILPLRNNVLFPGVVMPITVGRDKSIKLIQDAYNNKRQIAVVSQKNGDVEEPTYNDLNEVGTVAQILKLLKMPDGTSTAIIQGKQRCKLMGLVSEEPYLLAKVATFQDTGSVEMDNRMHAIMDSIKDMALKIITESPNIPTEASFAIKNIESPTFMVNFIASHMQAEIEEKQRLLVEQDLIKRAEHLLKYLSKELQMLELKNDIQSKVKTDLDKQQREYFLHQQLKEIQNELGENPVQREITEMKARGAEKKWSAKIADVFNKELDKLGRMNPQGAEYGVQLNYLQLLLDLPWGVYTKDKFNLKKAQEILDRDHSGLEKVKERIIEYLAVLKLKGDMKSPILCLYGPPGVGKTSLGKSIAEAIGRKYVRMSLGGVHDEAEIRGHRKTYIGAMPGRVINNIKKAESDNPVFVLDEIDKLGRSNHGDPSSALLEVLDPEQNFAFNDNYVELDYDLSKVMFIATANDLSTIQPALRDRMEIIEVNGYTVEEKIEIAQKHLLPKQLNEHGMKKSDLKVPEKVLEKIIEEYTSESGVRGLEKRIAKLVRHRAKQIALEETYKKSIAIKDLLDIFGPSHAKTKYETNNVTGVVTGLAWTRVGGDILFVECSTNKGKGKLTLTGNLGDVMKESAVIALEYIKANAHHISLEDTDFENLDFHIHVPEGATPKDGPSAGVTMLTALASKLTGRKVKKYLAMTGEITLRGQVLPVGGIKEKILAAKRANIKEIILSEKNQKDVEDINPKYLEGLKFHYVKEMIEVLDIALV; this is translated from the coding sequence ATGAGTGACTATTTATCAGATAAGAGTAAAAAATCAATAATAATAGCGAGTGGGATCGAAGATGGTACCGAGTTTATTCCTTTGTTATCTTCTGAAGACGAGGAAAAAATGAACAATGAGGTACTGCCTGAAGAGTTGGCAATTCTTCCTCTCAGGAATAATGTTTTGTTTCCCGGGGTAGTAATGCCAATAACTGTTGGAAGAGATAAGTCTATTAAACTTATTCAAGATGCATACAATAATAAAAGACAGATTGCTGTAGTATCTCAAAAGAATGGGGACGTAGAAGAACCCACCTACAATGATTTGAATGAGGTGGGTACCGTGGCGCAAATATTAAAATTACTGAAAATGCCAGACGGCACTTCTACCGCCATTATTCAGGGAAAGCAGCGCTGTAAATTGATGGGATTAGTTTCTGAAGAACCCTATTTATTGGCTAAGGTGGCTACTTTTCAAGATACTGGAAGCGTAGAAATGGATAATCGAATGCATGCGATCATGGATTCGATTAAAGACATGGCTTTGAAGATCATTACAGAGTCACCTAATATTCCAACAGAGGCCTCTTTTGCCATCAAGAATATTGAGAGTCCAACTTTTATGGTGAATTTCATTGCTAGCCACATGCAGGCTGAGATTGAAGAAAAGCAACGTTTGCTGGTAGAGCAGGATTTGATCAAAAGGGCAGAGCATTTATTAAAATACTTGAGCAAAGAATTGCAGATGCTCGAATTAAAAAATGATATTCAGTCAAAGGTTAAAACGGATCTGGACAAGCAGCAACGAGAGTATTTTCTTCACCAGCAGTTAAAGGAAATTCAAAATGAACTAGGAGAAAACCCTGTTCAGCGAGAGATCACAGAAATGAAAGCTCGTGGGGCTGAAAAGAAGTGGTCAGCAAAAATAGCGGATGTCTTCAATAAGGAACTAGATAAGCTGGGAAGAATGAATCCGCAGGGAGCTGAATACGGTGTGCAACTTAACTATTTACAACTTTTGCTGGATTTACCTTGGGGTGTTTATACCAAGGATAAGTTTAATCTAAAGAAAGCGCAGGAAATTCTTGACAGAGATCACTCGGGTTTAGAAAAGGTGAAAGAAAGAATAATCGAATACCTGGCTGTATTGAAGTTGAAAGGAGACATGAAGTCACCTATTTTGTGTTTGTACGGACCTCCTGGTGTTGGTAAGACTTCATTAGGAAAGTCAATTGCTGAAGCGATCGGTAGAAAATATGTGAGAATGTCTCTTGGAGGGGTACACGATGAGGCTGAAATACGAGGTCATCGTAAAACCTATATTGGAGCAATGCCTGGAAGAGTAATTAATAATATAAAGAAGGCGGAATCAGATAATCCTGTGTTTGTTTTAGATGAGATCGATAAACTGGGAAGAAGTAATCACGGTGATCCTTCTTCTGCACTATTAGAGGTGTTGGATCCTGAACAAAATTTTGCATTTAATGATAATTATGTAGAGTTGGATTATGACCTTTCTAAAGTAATGTTCATTGCTACGGCAAACGATTTGAGTACGATTCAACCTGCTCTTCGAGATCGTATGGAGATCATTGAAGTGAATGGTTATACAGTTGAGGAAAAGATAGAAATAGCTCAGAAGCATTTGCTGCCTAAGCAATTGAATGAGCACGGAATGAAAAAATCAGATCTGAAAGTGCCAGAAAAGGTCCTTGAAAAGATTATTGAAGAGTACACAAGTGAGAGTGGTGTTCGAGGTCTTGAAAAGCGAATTGCTAAGTTGGTTCGCCATCGCGCTAAACAAATAGCTTTAGAAGAAACGTATAAAAAATCAATAGCGATTAAAGACCTGTTGGATATCTTCGGTCCGAGTCATGCTAAAACTAAATATGAAACCAATAATGTGACGGGAGTAGTTACCGGTTTGGCGTGGACAAGGGTAGGCGGTGATATTCTTTTTGTAGAGTGTAGTACGAATAAAGGAAAGGGAAAGCTTACCTTAACAGGAAACTTGGGAGATGTGATGAAAGAGTCCGCAGTGATCGCTTTAGAATACATCAAAGCAAATGCGCATCACATCAGTCTGGAGGATACTGATTTTGAGAATTTGGACTTCCATATCCACGTTCCTGAGGGAGCAACCCCCAAAGATGGTCCATCTGCCGGAGTAACCATGCTAACTGCTCTGGCGAGTAAACTTACTGGAAGAAAAGTCAAGAAATATTTAGCGATGACTGGTGAGATTACCTTAAGAGGTCAAGTACTTCCTGTGGGAGGAATAAAGGAGAAAATATTAGCAGCAAAACGAGCGAATATCAAAGAGATTATACTCTCTGAAAAGAATCAAAAGGATGTAGAGGATATTAACCCGAAATATCTAGAAGGCTTGAAGTTTCACTACGTTAAAGAAATGATAGAGGTATTGGATATTGCGTTGGTGTAG
- the hxpB gene encoding hexitol phosphatase HxpB: MKAHIFDMDGLLIDSEPFWRAAEIKVFSSLGIPFNEEMCRQTVGMRIDEVVNYWNNELALNMPIHSTANNIVDELISLVKRDGIALPGVYATLENLKANDRKIALASSSQMRIIEEVTEKLNIQDFFSVLHSAEFEKYGKPSPDVFLTTAKKLGVSPMECVVYEDSKNGMRAGIAAKMKTIIIPEFPEPHLSWHDEADIKWSSLEKFSLELSET, translated from the coding sequence ATGAAAGCACATATATTTGACATGGATGGTCTTTTGATCGACTCAGAGCCATTCTGGAGAGCGGCAGAGATCAAGGTCTTTTCCTCTTTAGGTATTCCATTTAACGAGGAAATGTGTCGTCAAACCGTTGGAATGAGGATTGACGAAGTGGTCAACTACTGGAATAATGAGTTAGCGTTGAATATGCCAATTCACTCAACCGCAAATAACATTGTAGATGAACTCATCAGCCTAGTAAAACGTGACGGTATCGCTCTACCTGGCGTATACGCAACCTTAGAAAACCTTAAAGCTAACGATCGAAAAATTGCTTTGGCATCCTCTTCTCAAATGAGAATCATTGAAGAAGTCACTGAGAAATTGAACATTCAAGATTTCTTCAGTGTACTTCATTCTGCAGAATTTGAAAAGTACGGAAAACCATCTCCAGATGTTTTTTTAACCACTGCAAAAAAACTTGGTGTATCACCAATGGAATGTGTGGTATATGAAGATAGTAAAAACGGCATGAGAGCAGGAATAGCGGCAAAGATGAAGACGATCATAATCCCAGAATTCCCTGAACCTCATCTCAGCTGGCATGACGAAGCAGATATTAAATGGAGTTCATTGGAAAAGTTTAGTCTAGAATTATCAGAAACTTAG
- a CDS encoding patatin-like phospholipase family protein, which translates to MKSVFVLICLIPQLFQAQIKNLVLEGGGVRGIAYVGAIQALEEFDQLHSIENIAGTSVGSIAATLLCIGFNSHELQEELSSIKIQQFNDGRGIFIGGIHRTNKQYGWYKGEKLTDWINDLIEQKTGFKNLTFEQLSKMADTSETFKHLYVTATNLTQQRPVIINHNSYPNMRIADAVRVSTSIPLYYSAVFVDSCGNLYSKPPKDIAVDVLSDGGFLTNYPIHVFDAKYSIEQTIGLRLDDSNQIKQDTSGKHQLAPYEINNLVDYIGAFYNLVIENLNRCDLTPEDWERTISISTCGIGPRVKRLSEEEVNTLIVAGYHSVKKFLSDNQKN; encoded by the coding sequence ATGAAAAGTGTTTTCGTATTGATATGTTTAATTCCTCAACTATTTCAAGCACAAATAAAAAATCTCGTACTAGAAGGCGGAGGTGTAAGAGGTATAGCTTATGTAGGAGCAATTCAGGCTCTTGAAGAGTTTGATCAATTGCACTCAATAGAAAATATTGCGGGGACTTCAGTAGGTTCAATTGCTGCAACTCTACTGTGTATTGGTTTTAACTCACATGAACTTCAAGAAGAACTTTCTTCCATAAAAATTCAACAATTCAATGATGGGAGGGGCATATTCATTGGTGGAATTCATCGAACAAACAAACAGTATGGGTGGTACAAAGGAGAAAAATTAACAGATTGGATCAATGATTTAATTGAACAAAAAACAGGCTTCAAAAATCTCACTTTTGAGCAACTATCTAAAATGGCTGACACCAGTGAAACTTTCAAGCATCTATATGTCACGGCTACTAATTTAACGCAACAACGGCCTGTTATAATCAATCACAATAGCTATCCCAACATGAGAATAGCTGATGCCGTAAGAGTTAGCACTTCAATTCCACTTTATTACTCTGCTGTATTTGTAGATTCTTGTGGCAACCTCTACTCAAAACCTCCTAAGGATATTGCCGTTGATGTACTCTCCGATGGCGGTTTTCTGACGAATTACCCGATCCATGTTTTTGACGCCAAATACTCTATTGAACAAACCATCGGGCTGAGATTAGACGATAGTAATCAAATCAAACAGGACACTTCTGGTAAACATCAGTTAGCACCTTATGAGATCAATAATCTTGTGGATTATATCGGTGCATTCTATAATCTCGTGATTGAAAACTTAAATCGATGCGATCTTACACCAGAAGACTGGGAAAGGACTATTTCAATTAGCACCTGCGGAATCGGACCAAGAGTCAAAAGGCTTTCTGAAGAGGAAGTTAACACATTGATAGTTGCAGGATATCATTCCGTGAAGAAATTTTTGTCCGATAATCAAAAGAATTAG